The genomic window CCGGAATCCCATACAAAGTCGGCGGAGGTTCACCAAAGACTGGACCGCGGGGAAAGATTCCCTACGTCGAGCTCGATACCCAAGAGCGCCTAGGTGACTCGACCTTTATCATCAAGCGCTTCATCGAGGATGGCATCGTGGAGGATTTGAACGCTAAGCTTTCGCCTGTTCAGAAGGCGACTGATCTTGCTTTTAGAGCTCTTGTTGAGGATAAGGTGTCGTTTTATGGAACGCGCGAGAGGTGGTGCGACAACTACTATACCATGAGGTCCAACGCTCTGGCTCCCATCCCGTGGCCTCTTCAGGCTCTTGTTGGTCTTCTCGTGCATCGAAATGTCACCAAGGCGCTTTGGGGGCAAGGTACAGGACGTTTTACGGATGATGAAGTCGCAACTCTGAGGGAGGAAGTTTGGGAGAGTATCGATGCCCTCATATCTGAGGCGAGAACGAGTGCGAGTCGGGATGGGCCGTTTTGGGCTCTTGGGGGTGAAGAGCCTTCGGAAGTTGATGCGACGCTTTTTGCATTCATCGCTTCGGCTTTGACGTGTGATGCGTGAGTCTGGCTGTGGATGTTGTCGACGGGTATTGCTAATTGATGTCTTAGTTCACCGACGAGTGGAAAGGTCGTGAGGCAGTATCCGGCTCTTCTTGAGTATGCAGGGAGGATACAGGAAAAGTATTTTCCGGATTATAAGGGATGGGATTAGTTGGCTGCGTGGTTTCTAGTCAGTGTTGAGCGACAGATTGCTTCAGAGTGGGCGTTTCTTGTGTCGAGGCCATGTTGGGGGGATGGCTTTGAAGCGCCTGGTTTTCGGGTTGAGTTGTTGTGCCTCCCCCGTGTTCAATCTTGAAATGGAGAGTTTGCCAAGAGTGCGGTCGAAAATAGTACCAACGCCTCAACTGTTGTAACTGCAAGTCTTGTTCGGGCTCTCCGGCTGGCTTCGGGGCCAAGCATCACAAGCCATCATGTTGGATCGACACCTGAGCTTTCCATAGTTCGGTATTCTTTCGAAATATTCACAAGATTGAAATTGCTTCAACATCTCGTGTTTCGGATTCATGTCGAAGGGCTGAGTTTGAAGTCATCGACGAAAAAGGTGTGCCAGCTTCAGGCACAGCAACGTGCTTGGGGAAACGGCCATCATCATATGCTCAGGAACAGCTTGCTACTACCTCGGCAAGTGAATCCTGCAGGAACCAGTCTAACCTTTCTCAATCTCCGGGTGCAGCGCATGTAGATCCTGTGCCAGAGACTTGCTTGTGATCAAGAGGGGGTGTGAGGACAACGCAATGCATTTCAACGGCGTAGCTAAAGTCGTATGCAGTTTTTGATTTCCACGTCTCAGAGTAACATTAGAGATCCTCTATTGATGTCATGAGAGCTGATTACAGGTCTTTCAAGCGCCTGAGTTTGGTGGTGGTTCGATCTTGGTGTGTGTCCCGACATGTGCCGGCGTTGGATGCCCCTGGATGTGACGACGCACCTTGCCCAAAGAGAGCAAGATTTCATGGACTGGATCTTTCTACTCCGTATTCTTGATGAGCTGATGGATTAGACTGGCCGGATTCCTTGAAATTTGCGCAGTTGCCTACGTACTCCTTCACACCCACTCCAAGTTGTTcactccatcaccatggtcCGATGCTTCACAAGATAGCTTAATTTGTTAAATGCCGATGTTTTATGCATGATTGTGCATGAATAGATTCATCCTTTTCAGCATTGAATTGTGTGGATTATACGTCAGCTCTGAAGGTGTAGATCTTTAAGGGATCAAGACGACAAACGCCGACATCCGATAGACAAGGCCGGTGAATGACGGCTCACAACCTGTCCTTGTTACTGTACCAACCTCTCCAAGAATCTAACCCGCGTATACTACGTAGTACGATCGTACTTCCAGTCCACAGCGATACCTGATACCCCCCTAGCTCTCCAAATGCAATGCAACCAACAATTTCCAAGCTCATCCACCTCTCTACAAGGCCACTTGCCAAGTCGGCAACTACGGACACCAACCGTGCACGCGGCTCTCCCGGATCCTCAgttattcctcttgaccaAAGCATGCGGCTTTCATGTGAGCCTCGGCGTGGCGGCAGAAGGACATGGGTCATGACAGTAGTTCTCTTCCAACAAGGAAGGCGAGTTGGTCAAGATCCTTGTTCAGCTACAGGGGTGGAGTTAGACCCGCGGGGTTTGCGATGCGGGGGAGGGAAAATGGGAATGGAGAGACAGGGTGCTGTTAATCCTTCCCCGGACGTActgccttcttggcgatTGAGGTTGGAAATGAGAGGTTGGTGTATGGTTGGTTGGGCGTAGGGGGTATGGCATGGGTCGAGAGAGGCGTTGTTATGGCTCGTTAACAGTCAATTGAGTCTTGACAGGTGAATTGACATATGAGGGCATCTCATAATAGACATCAAGACAGCTTCTAGCAGCAAAGCTCAAGTTGACCATCAACGCCTCATCCCGGTTCCTGCATGTCTGGCGCCCGCCCTGTTACTGTATTACCACACTCATCTCCGTCGAATCAGTCATTTTACCCCGAAAAAAGAAccggtttttttttttggggGTGTTGCTGAAAATGTTAATtttctcggccttgtcgctcGAGTTGTACTAGGGTGGTCGAATCGGCCGAGGGACCTGTTCTTGGATGGACAAGATCGGCCTTAGCATGTGACCCAATGCAATGGCCGGGGACAGCTGGATGTCCTTTTACGTTATACCTGCGGGTACTACTATTGTTGGTATTGAACTGCCTGTGTTGTCATTTGAATTGTTCATGTTGTCATTCCCCTTGTCTTTACTCAAGCGGTGAACTTGCGATCCCCGGATTTCTCGGCATCTAATATCAAGATCTCCAGAAACTCCCCATTTCCCCAGAAGAAAGCATCGGCTCACATGAACCTATACAGGACTCACCTCCGAAATCCGGGGGTGGATCGACCGAGCTCATCTTCAATCTTGGCCAACCCCCGAAATTTGAACAAAAAAAGTTCTTTTCCCCCCTCTCCCCTCGGTGGTGTGGTTCAAATGCGGAAACGTCGTCCGTCTCCAACAAATGTCTCGTCCGGGAATAGTTACCACACGCACTTGCACACACATGGAAACCCTCCGAAAGACACACGCCCTCCCCCCCGTCTTGCTCCCCCGGCTCGTCGTTTGGATCCCGGTCCATCCACACCACTTCATCGCGGGGAAAAgctggaggaagaaggggaaaGGCTGGTCGTATTCGCCCTGGCTATGACATGGGAACTAACAAACCAAGCAAAAGAGGCCAATGCAGTGTGATACCGAAGCTTGTCGTCGAGTAGACTCGCATACATAAAGggccatcatccatccatctcatcctcccctttcacttcctcctcatccactCGCTATCACTTGGACCAGTCTTCATTCGTTGTCTCTTACAAGCCTCTCAAGCTCTCACTCAAACAACAAAAATCAGTCAAGATGAAGTTCTCTCTCGCtgtcctcgccctcatcgcctcCGTCCAGGCTCAGTCTCTCAGTGACGTCCCCTCCTGCGCCCTTCCCTGcctcgacgatgccatcGAGAGCGAGACGGACTGCAAGACCACCGACCTCGTCTGCGTCTGCAAGGACTTTGACAAGGTCCGCAGCAAGGCTACCTCTTGCGTGATTGACAAGTGTGGTGCCGACGTTGCCATCAGTATGTCTCACTTATACATTTGCATCTTGAATGTTTACTGACTCTTTTCCCAGACAAGGTCCTCCCTGCTACCGAGGGTCTCTGCAAGAACCCCGGCAGCGGCGGCTCCGAGTCCGGTGCCGAGTCCTCCAAGGCAGAGACCACTGCCGCTGAGGCCACCACCGCCGCTGAGACCTCCGCCGCTCCCGAGACCACGAGCGAGGCTGCCGCCACCACctctgccgccgccgagaccacctccgaggccgaggaggagagcacCACCGTCCCTCCCGTCGTCTCCACTACCTCTGCCCCCGAGACCACCTCCGCGGCTCCCGTCTCTACCCCCAGCGCCTCCACCGTCGAGGTCAACGGCGCTGCTGGCCTCAAGGGTGTTggtgccatcgccatggttGCCCTTGCTGCCATTGCTCTGTAAATTATGAGGTATTCATGAAAGACCATCTCACCAGGAATGGCTTAGATGGGAGATTTTATGGTGCCGGCTATGGTTCATGGAACGGTTTCAAGTACACAATGAGAATTCCACGTGGAATTGGGACGTTGTAATTAGGAATGACAAGAAATGGGTTAATGGTAATGGTCTCTAGACCAAAAAGCTATCGTCAATACACAAGTGATGCTTGCACCTCTCTGTTCTCTTTACAAAAGTTCTCTCTTATTAAAAACATCATACCACTTGCCGTCGCCAACACACCATCTTTCTACCCTCGGCCGACGCTAGGTGACGCCGTGTGGGTTGTCAGAGCCGTCAAATCAACGCCGTCCAACGCCCTTTTCTAGAAGTGCCAAGAGTGCCGGAATTAGAAGCTGGGCGGCATCGCTGGCTGGTAAAGTTTGCGGGGAAAGTCGATCTCGGTCCTTTGTTTCGTCGCTGTGGCGACTAATCTTGGTTGTTCAGCTAACGATGGGCTGTTAACAGTTTGATTCCTTGCTGTCTCCCTGGGTTCGTTTCTATGTAGTGACCGGGCCCTTGACAGAATCGGAACTCATCCCGTGTTCACTGCTGGACATCACCATGATGACGTTGAATGTTTCACTCCGATGTGCGGGGTCTCCAATGAGCAACCACCAGCGATGTCACCCAAAGACATGTCCGTGTGAGATGGACGCGTTGCCTCTGTAACCGTTTTTTATTGTTGAGAATTGTTGTTTGATGTGCCAGGTCAGTATGAAACCAAGTGTATGTACTCCATTGTTCGTTATCGGTGGTGCATCAACCCAATCCACCGTGATAATGCCATGGAGCTCTCTCCAAGCATCAGACAGCTCTATACCACCTCAAACCTGCCATCAATGGTTCTCCCCAACTCGAtcaatctcctcaacccACCCACAAACCCTCTTCGCAACCTCCAAACTCGCATCTACTAAAATCAGCACAGCTCATCAACACAGACCATTGAAGACTTACCATCTCTCGTGCAAAACGCATGCGGGATATCtccctcatcaacctcgatcTTCGTAACTCCTCCCCTCCGCCTCTCGATGAAGCCCTCTCTTTCGCCGTCGTCGACCCAGTGATCCGACTTTGCGTAAAACACAAAGAATCGAGGTGCGTCTCCCTTGGGTCCTTGGCTTGCGGCCCAGAGTTCTTCGCTCCATCGCTCTTCGCATATTGTTTCGAGTTCCGACATGCCCAAGTGAACCGCTTGTCGGACGCCGTCTCTGCTCTTGAGCCAGCGTGCTGTCACGGACGCTGTTGGAGGAGTGAAGCCCATGACTCGCTGCACCAACCACGTCAGACCTGCCACGGTCAAGAAACTAAGGAGCAGCCGCGCAACAATGTGCGTGGTGGTATCGAGAAAAGGCACTGCGCGACGAAGTGCCGTGACCTTGAGACCACTTGGCGAACGAGCAATATGCGTCAACGTcgggaagagaaggaagccaTGACGAAGGTTCAGGTGAGGTGCCCTCTCAGGAGACTCCAAGTGCCTGTGAAATATCTCGACGCAGATATAACTGCCAACAGAATGGCCCATGAGGGTGACAAAGTCGTAAGGCTTCGAGTCGGCACGTCTAGCCGCCACGTCGTCGTAGATACCCTCAATCTGGCCATTGAGATCCCACGGCTGGTTCTCGGGGCCAAAAGGCTCATGCTCATCGTCAACGAATCCAAAGAGGTTTCTGCCGTAAATATCGTAGGCCGTGTCGTGCTCAACCTTGTCAAGGAGACCGCGGAGCAGCTTCAAGAAGTCGGTGTAGTACTCAATGAGGCCTGGATTGCCGCACACGTAGTAGATGAGAGCATGATGAGTGGCCTCACTGTGCCTATGTGATGGGAGCCAGATATTTGAGACCATTTTGAGTCTCAGTCAGTGTCTTGCGGTCGGGAACGTTGTTGGAGTTAAATCAACGCTCGAGGAAGTGGATTACGCCAAGATACGCTTGGTGGATAACCCGAGCTACCCGAGAGTTGCGCCTATCGAAACAGATCGAGATCGGAACAATATCACAAATCATGAATGCTTCACATCAAGCGCTTCTATGAACGTCGGACTTTGAAATGGCGAGTCTGGGAGTTATCTGCCTCCTCCGACATTGAGCAATCCCACGTTCTGGGACCTCACGTATGTTGAGACACAGTGAACAAAAGCTTCGAGGTGGGCTCTTAATCAATGTGATTGTATTATCTTTCTCACAACCCCAATGACAGCTATTTATGCTTCGTGTTTAATCAACAATAGGTCGTACCCAAGCAGCCGATCCCAAACTCCAGGCGTGGCCAACGCCGACGCTCGCAAACCCAGATCTCAGTCACTCTAACCATGCGCGAACCCAACCTTTGCCCAGGTCCGTACAATGGTTCAAACCACACGTCTCATACTCAAACTTTGTATGTCTTGCGCACTTCCACCAGACCAACATTCTTCTTGGTAACGGCAGCCCAAGTCGGCATGTacttgagaagctcatcaagtGCCGGGATCGTTCCAGGCTTGTTGGCATCGCTCCAAGCACACCGAACCGTCACTTCGAGAGGATCATCCGCCCGACGGTGTACAACTGAGCCATCTCCTAGTTGCTTGCTGTGCTCTCCCTCAAATGACTTGTCAGCTTGTTGAGCGTGCTCGTCCAGATAGAGATTCACAGTCCAGGGTCGATCCCGATCGCGTCGCCAAAGTTGGATCGTCTTAAACCCTTCTGAGGGGAATCCACCAAAGCGAGGGTCTCTTGCGGCTCCCCCATCAACAGCAAAGCCATAGATCGGTCGTGACGTGTGAAGGTAGCAAAGCCGTGAGTCCAATGCATCGATTCGGAGTCGCCCCTTCGACGCGTTCGTGCCATCTACCGTCTCAAAAGTGATCAATTCTCTGGGTGTCTTGCCTTCGACCAAGTGAGGGGATAGAGTAGACGAGTCGTACAGACATTCCATGAGATCTCGTCCAACAGCTTTCTCACACTTAATGTCCTGACTGCTAGCACTCGGCAATGACTTAATGACCGAGCGCGAAAACTTCTCTAGTCCCACAATGGAAACAGTGTCGGTCCCATTATCAAGGTCAACAACCTGCTGGAAGTAAAACTTGAAGCGGTGGCTGTCTGAGAACGGGAATGCCACCAGGTTGTAGATGAAGGTGCCTGCGAATACGCACAACAAGAACATAGGGACATGATGCGAGACACGGTGGATAAAGGGTGTGAGCGGGAGCAAGAGGAAAATGCTCACGATACCCAAAGTCAGCACGGGCACCAGGAGGCTGCCACCATCTGTGCCTGTCATCTGCAAAGCAGACATAGCAACTAGGCCGAGGTTGCCAAACAAGATAACAGGTACAGGGGCCAAGAGAAGGAATTGGATaatccaagtccaagaagggaGTCGCCCCGACCACGATTGCTCATGTTCGTAAGGTTGATATCTTCGCATCCTAGGCGGGGAGGGCGCGTTCTCAGCAACGGAGCGACGATAGGTGGTAGCAAACGATGTCCTAGCGCTGGATCCATAGCCTGGCTCGTTCGCTCTGAGCGGTGTTGTCTCCGTTGCATCCTCGGatgcgtcgtcgtcgccctcagGCTGAGCAGGTTCCTCTTCGGGCTGAGGTCGCGACTCGTGGTCAGTGCCATGGCTTGAGATATCTCGTGCCTGATGGGCATCATGAAGCTGCATGGCAAAATCGTGTTTTCCAAGAAGGGCGAATTGCTCCAACAGAGAGATGAACAAGGCTAGGAAGACAGCAGACTGGAGGAACACAGTCGCATATAGGGCGGCAATGTGCATGCGATCCTCTGCCACAGCACCCACAACCTGCAACCCCCAGCCAAGAGCAAAGAGCCAAATGAGAACGAATCCACGGTGAAGGGCGCTCGGGCGAGCAAAACTGGCTCCTCGCATGATGAGCCAAAACGAAAAGTAGAAGAGCGAGAGAGTCATGGACCAACTATAACATGTTAGTGAACCCCCTAGACCAAGTTTCGGGGTTACTTACACAGCATAAGGGCTGCTGTAGATGATGAGAGCGTTGAACTtagcaagaagaagagtggACGCAATAGTAAGGGCCCCTGCGAAGGCGAGGGCAAACGGGAAACGCAAGAAGCCCTTCCAGCCACCCAGCACCACCGGATCATCATTAATGTCGTGATGCATCTTGATGTCTCTGGAAAAGAAGTAGTACTTGTCCTTCCGCGCCAGAATATAAGTGACGGCAACCAGGATCAAGGGTGTGGCGACGAGGAGCGTTAGAGACCATGCAAACAGCCCCCTAAGCGCAAAGACAGCCCAAGCTGAGCCAAAAATGTCGAACCACACACCCTCGGCCTTTTTACCATTCTGCACAAGGTCAGACTTTCCATCAGATCGATCGCCATGGAATGTAGTGCCGGTAATCTGTGAAAACCTCTCAGTCGATGCGAGGGCCGCCGAGAGCATGTGCCAAATGCTGTTAACAGAGGTGTGACGAGTATCATCCTGGTTGGTGTGGTACCGAGCGCGAGGAGCGTAAAAGGCAATGTCCATTCCACGCTGTCCGAAAATGTCGGCAAAGATCTCGTAATCGGTCGCACTCTTGATGACACCTCTCTCAAAAGCGTTGGCAGCAACAACAGATCCAAAGGGATGAGGGCTCTTGGCGTACACCTTGGCAGCTTGCAAGTCGGTAG from Fusarium keratoplasticum isolate Fu6.1 chromosome 10, whole genome shotgun sequence includes these protein-coding regions:
- a CDS encoding CFEM domain-containing protein gives rise to the protein MKFSLAVLALIASVQAQSLSDVPSCALPCLDDAIESETDCKTTDLVCVCKDFDKVRSKATSCVIDKCGADVAINKVLPATEGLCKNPGSGGSESGAESSKAETTAAEATTAAETSAAPETTSEAAATTSAAAETTSEAEEESTTVPPVVSTTSAPETTSAAPVSTPSASTVEVNGAAGLKGVGAIAMVALAAIAL
- a CDS encoding Vacuolar membrane protease, which encodes MRFQNPFAFRPGPVSFWTTVIYLALVIPLIYVHETVPPAPSDRSLYQGLNLTEAWLDLQTISRAFHPYNSHENDVVRQFLIDRTKEILDRNSMPYTTETIGGVDWHTRTAFARTQDSDLSSRDEFIQSRPRGATLFDDKISNVTWTYNTARPTGTNIAKGTWMGQYFEGNNYYVYIHGKDDPEGEWWRSESAYKKFRGQGGVLVNCHFDSVSTGYGATDDGMSCVSMLQLLSYFTLQGRQPKNGIVLLFNNAEEDGLLGARAFGYSPLLHFTHTFVNLEGAGAGGRAILFRTTDLQAAKVYAKSPHPFGSVVAANAFERGVIKSATDYEIFADIFGQRGMDIAFYAPRARYHTNQDDTRHTSVNSIWHMLSAALASTERFSQITGTTFHGDRSDGKSDLVQNGKKAEGVWFDIFGSAWAVFALRGLFAWSLTLLVATPLILVAVTYILARKDKYYFFSRDIKMHHDINDDPVVLGGWKGFLRFPFALAFAGALTIASTLLLAKFNALIIYSSPYAVWSMTLSLFYFSFWLIMRGASFARPSALHRGFVLIWLFALGWGLQVVGAVAEDRMHIAALYATVFLQSAVFLALFISLLEQFALLGKHDFAMQLHDAHQARDISSHGTDHESRPQPEEEPAQPEGDDDASEDATETTPLRANEPGYGSSARTSFATTYRRSVAENAPSPPRMRRYQPYEHEQSWSGRLPSWTWIIQFLLLAPVPVILFGNLGLVAMSALQMTGTDGGSLLVPVLTLGIVSIFLLLPLTPFIHRVSHHVPMFLLCVFAGTFIYNLVAFPFSDSHRFKFYFQQVVDLDNGTDTVSIVGLEKFSRSVIKSLPSASSQDIKCEKAVGRDLMECLYDSSTLSPHLVEGKTPRELITFETVDGTNASKGRLRIDALDSRLCYLHTSRPIYGFAVDGGAARDPRFGGFPSEGFKTIQLWRRDRDRPWTVNLYLDEHAQQADKSFEGEHSKQLGDGSVVHRRADDPLEVTVRCAWSDANKPGTIPALDELLKYMPTWAAVTKKNVGLVEVRKTYKV